A single window of Amphiura filiformis chromosome 17, Afil_fr2py, whole genome shotgun sequence DNA harbors:
- the LOC140137614 gene encoding uncharacterized protein: MIHLRRHQMRIRPYWYGKKSHQWNSTSEEKLYKNLHQWSDIEEEIQEKSYCYQTSGKGYTCKATLKEHLHDVESTRTTEKRYMCQHCNKGFTRAFNLNRHLIRIHSKEKPYKCEVCNQHFTELESMKTHKLSRECSPYHCSICKKDFKTISELNRHQKVHSEKRSYVCQFCNKGFKHNNTLKEHVRTHTLEKPYRCQVCNKSFMRNSHLKSHGYTHTHEKLFKCQICNKSFKQKNYMKKNQKTHEHKESISISDVTQSLQLQTQENPVHKATNQKVEKPYKLEKPYVCQEYLPYHCTICKKDFQTIYDFNRHQKVHREKRPHVCQFCNKGFKHDIHLKEHMKIHTLEKPYRCQVCNKSFKKNSTLKEHVYSCNKICADSDSMKTHKLNQTPMPHQCSSTARNLKIHEVVHSEDRPFICHFCGGGFKLNRHLNLHMRTHTLEKPYRCLICNENQSSSLKRHKYTHTHERVFICQMCNKSFKRKCDMTRIK; the protein is encoded by the coding sequence ATGATTCATCTTCGTCGCCACCAGATGAGGATTAGACCATATTGGTATGGCAAGAAATCACACCAATGGAACTCTACTTCTGAAGAGAAGCTTTACAAGAATTTGCATCAATGGAGCGATATTGAGGAGGAGATTCAGGAAAAGTCTTACTGTTATCAAACCAGTGGTAAAGGCTACACATGCAAGGCCACTTTGAAAGAACACCTACATGATGTTGAAAGCACCAGGACCACAGAGAAGCGTTACATGTGTCAGcattgtaataaaggcttcacacgaGCATTTAATTTGAACAGACATTTAATTAGGATCCAcagcaaagagaaaccttacaaatGTGAAGTATGCAATCAACATTTTACAGAGTTAGagagtatgaaaacacacaaactTAGCCGAGAATGTTCACCATATCATTGCAGTATATGCAAAAAAGACTTTAAAACCATTTCTGAATTGAATAGGCATCAAAAAGTTCACAGTGAAAAGAGGTCTTACGTATGCCAattctgtaataaaggcttcaaacATAACAATACCTTGAAAGAACATGTGAGGACTCACACATTGGAGAAGCCTTACAGATGTCAAGTTTGCAATAAAAGCTTCATGAGGAATAGTCATCTTAAAAGTCATGGATACACCCACACACACGAGAAGCTGTTTAAATGTCAAATATGCAACAAGAGCTTTAAACAGAAAAATTATATGAAAAAGAATCAAAAAACACATGAACATAAGGAATCAATCAGTATAAGTGATGTAACACAGTCATTGCAACTGCAAACACAGGAGAACCCAGTGCACAAGGCAACAAATCAGAAAGTAGAGAAACCTTACAAATTGGAGAAGCCTTACGTTTGTCAAGAATATTTGCCATACCACTGCACTATATGCAAGAAAGACTTTCAaactatttatgattttaatagaCATCAAAAAGTTCACAGAGAAAAGAGGCCTCATGTATGTCAattctgtaataaaggcttcaaacATGACATTCACTTGAAAGAACATATGAAGATTCACACATTGGAGAAGCCTTACAGATGTCAAGTTTGCAATAAAAGCTTTAAAAAGAATAGTACCCTCAAAGAACATGTGTATAGTTGCAATAAAATCTGTGCTGATTCAGATAGCATGAAAACACACAAGCTAAACCAAACACCTATGCCACATCAATGCAGTAGCACTGCACGTAATTTGAAAATTCATGAGGTAGTTCACAGTGAAGACAGACCTTTCATATGCCACTTCTGTGGTGGAGGCTTCAAACTTAACCGTCATTTGAATTTACATATGAGGACTCACACATTGGAGAAGCCTTACAGATGTCTAATATGCAATGAAAATCAGAGTAGTAGCCTTAAAAGACATAAATATACCCATACACATGAGAGGGTGTTTATATGTCAAATGTGCAACAAGAGCTTTAAAAGGAAATGTGACATGACCCGCATCAAGTAA
- the LOC140137617 gene encoding uncharacterized protein yields MPQNLHYYLKPHICKYCRRQFYDTQRYMIHLRRHQMRIRPYWYGKKSYQWNYTTEEKNYENLHQRIDIEEEIQEKSYSYPTSGYTRKATLKEHLRDVESTRTTEKPYRCQYCNKGCTRAFDLFRHELSRACMSYQCSTCKRCFKYECDLNKHELSRACMSYQCSTCKKGFENECDLNRHQIIHSGKRPVECQFCKRSFKTKYDVNRHEKIHSDKKPFLCQFCNRGFKHNSHLKEHLRTHTMEKPYRCQICNKSFAQSSTLKAHEYTHTHEKLFQCQICNKSFIQKYQMKQHQLMIHSKEKLYKCKLCNQVFTELESMKTHELSQTCMPYQCSTCKKHFKTEYNFNRHLIIHSEKRSLEKPYRCQICNKSFARNSTLKEHRYTHTNEKPFKCQMCNRSFIRKYDMKRHQVAHEHNERIDLKMV; encoded by the coding sequence ATGCCACAAAACTTGCACTACTACCTGAAGCCACACATCTGTAAATATTGCAGAAGACAATTCTATGACACTCAGAGATACATGATTCATCTTCGTCGCCACCAGATGAGGATTAGACCATATTGGTATGGCAAGAAATCATACCAATGGAACTATACTACTGAAGAGAAGAATTACGAGAATTTGCATCAAAGGATCGATATTGAGGAGGAGATTCAGGAGAAGTCTTACAGTTATCCAACCAGTGGCTACACACGCAAGGCCACATTGAAAGAACACCTACGTGATGTTGAAAGCACCAGGACCACAGAGAAGCCTTACAGGTGTCAATATTGTAATAAAGGCTGCACACGAGCATTTGATTTGTTCAGACATGAGCTTAGCCGGGCATGTATGTCATATCAATGCAGTACATGCAAAAGATGCTTTAAATATGAATGTGATTTAAATAAACATGAGCTTAGCCGAGCATGTATGTCATATCAATGCAGTACATGCAAAAAAGGCTTTGAAAATGAATGTGATTTAAATAGACATCAAATAATTCACAGTGGAAAAAGGCCTGTTGAATGTCAATTCTGCAAAAGGAGCTTTAAAACTAAATATGATGTAAATAGGCATGAAAAAATTCATAGTGATAAAAAGCCTTTCTTATGTCAATTCTGTAATCGAGGCTTCAAACATAACAGCCATTTGAAAGAGCATTTGAGGACTCACACCATGGAGAAGCCTTACAGATGTCAAATATGCAATAAAAGCTTTGCACAGAGTAGTACTCTTAAAGCACATGAATATACCCACACACACGAGAAGCTGTTTCAATGTCAAATATGCAACAAGAGCTTTATACAGAAATATCAGATGAAACAGCATCAACTAATGATCCACAGCAAAGAGAAGCTGTACAAATGTAAACTATGCAACCAAGTCTTTACAGAGTTAGAAAGTATGAAAACACACGAACTTAGCCAAACTTGTATGCCATATCAATGTAGTACATGCAAAAAACACTTCAAAACTGAATATAATTTTAATAGACATCTAATAATTCACAGTGAAAAGAGGTCATTGGAGAAGCCTTACAGATGTCAGATATGCAATAAATCCTTTGCACGGAATAGTACACTTAAAGAACACAGATACACCCACACAAATGAGAAGCCGTTTAAATGTCAAATGTGCAACAGGAGCTTTATACGCAAATATGACATGAAACGGCATCAAGTAGCACATGAACATAATGAAAGAATCGATTTAAAAATGGTGTAA